GCCACCGTCTGCATGGGCGTGCTGATCCTGCGTTACACCCGGCCGGACCTGAAGCGCAGCTTCCGCGTGCCGATGGTGTGGCCGATCACCATCCTCGGCACCCTCTCCTGCGTCTACCTCTTCTGGCAGGCCTTCGAGGAGCACTGGCGCCTGATGGTGGGCTGGATCGTCATCGGCCAGCTCATCTACTTCGGCTATGGCTACGCGCACAGCAAGCTGCGCAAGTCCTTGAGCTGAATCGAGTTAACTTTCGAAAGGCCGGCGGATGTCCGCCGGCCTTTCTTTTTCGTCCTATCCTTTTCCGATCGACGTCATTTCCGGGCCTTCCATGCTCCAGCAGTTACTCGCCAAGAAATCCCCCCAGGCCGAACCCGACGACGCGCACGGTCCCGCGCTGCGACGCACCCTCGGCCCGTGGGGCCTGACGGCACTGGGCATCGGCGCGGTCATCGGTGGCGGTATCTTCGTGATCACCGGCGTGGCCGCGGCCGAACATGCCGGACCGGCGATCATCCTCTCGTTCATCCTCGCGGCCATCTGCAGCGTGTTCACCGCGTTGTGCTACGCCGAATTCGCGTCGCTGATTCCCGTATCGGGCAGCGCCTATTCCTACGCCTACGCCACCCTCGGCGAAGGCGCGGCCTGGTTCATCGGCTGGAATCTCATTCTCGAATACGGCGTATCGGCCTCCGCGGTGGCGGTGAGCTGGACCGGCTACTTCGTGAGCCTGCTCGACCACGTCGGCATCCACATACCGCCCGCGCTCACCAACGCGCCCCTCGATTTCATCGACGGCCATCTCGTGGCCACCGGTGCGTTGTTCAACCTGCCCGCGGTAGGCATCACGCTCGCCCTCACCGGGCTCTGCTACGTGGGCATCAAGGAATCCACCGGGCTCAACATGGCCATGGTGCTGCTGAAGACGGCGTTGATCGTCGTCGTGATCGTGGTCGGTGCAAACCACATCGACACGGCCAACTGGCACCCCTTCATCCCCGAGAACCAGGGTGGCGACAAATACGGCTGGGCGGGCATCCTGCGCGGCGCCTCGATGGTGTTCTTCGCCTATATCGGTTTCGAGGCGACATCGACGGCGGCGCAGGAATCGAAGAATCCCCAGCGCGACATGCCCATCGGCACGCTCGCGTCGCTGGCCATCTGCACGGTGCTCTACATCGCCATGGCCGCCGTGCTGACCGGCCTCGTGCCCTTCTCGGAACTGGGTACGTCCGAGCCGGTGGTCACCGCCATCCGCAACCATCCCGAACTGGGCTGGCTGCGCGGCGTGGTGGAGGTCGGTGCCCTCATCGGGCTGTCGTCGGTGGTGCTGGTGATGATCATCGCCCAACCGCGCATCTTCATGATCATGGGTCGCGACGGACTCATGCCGAAGGTATTCACCACGATCCACCCGAAGTACCGCACGCCGCACATCAACACGGTGATCACCGGTCTGGGCATCGCCTTGCTCGCCGCCGTGTTCCCGCTCAACCTGCTCGGCGACCTCACGTCGATGGGCACGCTCGTCGCGTTCAGCGCGGTATGCATCGGCGTGTTGATCCTGCGCAAGACACAGCCGGACATTCCGCGTTCGTTCCGCGTGCCGTTCGCGCCGATCACCTGCACGCTCGGCGTGTTGAGCTGCATCTTCCTCTTGTGGTCGATGGGCGTGCGCAACTGGGCGCTGATGGGTGTGTGGACGCTCATCGGCATCGTCATCTACTTCGCCTACAGCTATCGCCACAGCCGACTTCATCGGCGTGGCTGAGCGGGCGAGCGAAAGGGCCCCCACTTTCGACGTGACTTGAGAAGAAAACGCCAAGACCTTGTTTTCTCTAAAAAATCAAAGAAAGATGCTGTAACGTTCATCCGCCATTGGCCGGTCGCGCCCCCAGGAGAGTATGATCCCGGTTCCGAGGGTAAATCACTTGGCAGTGGGCCCCGGATTGCCGCCCGGCGCGTCAGGCGGGTCAGCTCCTCGGCCTGGCGCGCTTGGGCTGCATTTTGCGGAGACCGCCTCCGCGCTCATTACCTGCCTCTCCTGAACGGATGGGCACAAAAAAGGCCGGCCCTTCGGGGTCGGCCTTTTTCACATGGCTTCCAGGAATCGCGCCGGCGCGCGCCGAGGCGACGGAGACCCTGTTGGAAACGGCTCAGGCCACGTGGGTGTGCGAAACGCACCAGCCCTTGGCATTCACGGCCTTGCCCGGGAAGAGCTGGCATGGACCCCATGCCCCGCCGGCCTTGCCCTGGAAGAAACTGCAATCGGCGCAGAAATCGTTCGGCGTCTTGCGGCCCTGCGCCTTGGTGCCGTCCTCGACGTACTTCAGGGCCGACGCCGTGGGATCCGAGGGCGAAAGATGGGGAAGATCCTGGGCCCGAGCCTGGCGGGGCAGCGTGCTCAGGACAGTGGCGGCCGCCATGGCGCCCGTGGCGGCCTTGAGGAAGCGGCGACGCCCCTCGTTGTTCGAATCGTGTTGCGACATAAACGAAAACGCCTCCGTCGGTGACAAACCGCGTCCATCCTACGCTTTCGGCAGAAACGGAGTAATTCGCATTATCGCAAGGCCGCCCTGAGGCGCATGGTATGCTGGTCGCCTTGTTTGGACGTCCAAAACCATGTCGAAAGCCTCTCTTTCCATCGATCCCGCCCGACTGGCGGACTGCGCGGACGCCATCGCCGGGGCCGCCCGCGAGTTGGCCGCGTTCGGCTGGACGCCCGCCACCAGCAGCAACTTCTCCATGCGCCTGGATGCCGATCTGGCGGCCATCACGATCTCGGGGCGCGACAAGGGCCGTCTCGGCCGCGACGACATCATGGTGGTCGACATGGACGGCAAGGCCGTGGGGAGCGACGCCCGCCCTTCCGCCGAAACCGGTCTGCATACCCAGGTCTATCGTCGCTTTCCCCAGGCGAACGTGGTGCTGCACACGCATTCGCGTACGCAGAGCGTCGCATCGAGGCTTTTCTCCAAGGACGGCAGGATCCGGCTAGAAGGCTGGGAACTGCAGAAGGCAATCTCCGGGTACACCACGCACGAGAGCGTGCTGGACATCCCCGTATTTCCCAATACCCAGCACATGCCCGAGCTCGAGGCCCGGGTGGATGCATGGATCGACTCCGGAAAGCCGCTATACGCCTACTTGATCGACGGGCACGGCATCTACACCTGGGGGAGAGACATGCCGGAAACCCGGCGCCATCTCGAAGCCCTCGAATTCCTGCTCGGGTGCGAACTCGATCTCCGGAGACTTTCCCCATGAGCCGCCTGCGCATCTACGACGACCACAAGAACGACACCCCTCTCGCGATCTTCGCCGATCATGCCGCCATCGCCGCCGAGCTGAACAAGGTCGGCGTGCGTTTCGAACAGTGGGAAGCCAACCAGCCCATCGAACCCGGCGCCACCCAGGAGGAGGTCATCGCGGCCTATCGCGGCGATATCGACCGCCTGATGGCCGAAAACGGCTACACCACGGTGGACGTCATCAGCCTCAAGCCCGACCATCCCGATCGGGCCGCGTTCCGTCAGAAGTTCCTGAATGAGCACTCGCACAGCGAAGACGAGGTGCGTTTCTTCGTGGCGGGTGCGGGACAGTTCACCCTGCACATCGACGGCAAGGTCTATGAGGTGCTCTGCGAGAAGGGCGACCTGATCGGTGTGCCCGACGGCACCACGCACTGGTTCGACATGAGCGAGTCGCCGTACTTCGTGGCGATCCGCCTGTTCACCAACGTCGAGGGCTGGGTGGCCAAGTTCACCGGCTCCGACATCGCCGAACGGTTTCCGCGCATGGATCCCCACCCCTCGGCCGCCAGCGCTTCGTAAAGCCCGACGCCTCGGCTATCCTGCGGGTCTTCCCCGATCCGCAGGTTGTAACGCATGTCCGATATCCGCGCCGTCCTCACCGACATCGAGGGCACCACCAGCTCGATCGACTTCGTCAAGGACGTCCTCTTCCCCTATGCCCGTCAGCACCTGCCGGCCTTCGTCGAGACGCATGCCGACGACCTCGAGGTGCAGCACTGGCTGCATGAGGCGGCGAAAGAAGCCGGGTGGGTCGAGGCCAAGCGCAGCGAGGTCATCGACCTGCTGATCCGCTGGATCGACGAAGACCGCAAGGCCACGCCGCTCAAGGCGTTGCAGGGCATGATCTGGCGCGAGGGATATGCATCGAAGGCGTACGTGTCGCACATGTATCCCGACGTGGCCGGCCGCCTCAAGGCGTGGCACGACCAGGGATTGAAGCTCTACGTGTATTCGTCCGGATCGGTGCCCGCGCAGAAGCTGATGTTCGGCCACAGCGAAAGCGGCGATCTCACCCCGCTGTTTTCCGGCTATTTCGATACGCAGACCGGACATAAACGCGAGACCGAATCCTACCGGCGCATCGCCGAGGCCATCGGCTTGCCGCCCTCGCAGGTTCTTTTCCTGTCCGACATCAAGGAAGAACTCGACGCCGCGCGGACCGCCGGCATGCGCACCACCCAGCTCGTCCGTCCGCCGCAGCCGCTGACGGATGCCGGTCACCCTGCCGTCGCCGATTTCGATGCCATCGTCCCTTGATCCCCGGCGGCGTACGCCGATCTACGTGCTCGCGGCATTCGCCGCCGGCGCGCTGCTCACCTTGGGCGTCTTGCGTTACGGTCCCCAACCGTCCACCGTCCGTGCCGAGCCGCTGCCCGCCGCCCCGGCCGTAGCGGCGACCGCGCCCGCTCCATCGTCTTCCGTTGACGATGCACCTTCCGACGACGCCGCCGTGGATGTCGATAACGGCGACTGGCCAGCCGATGGTCCCACGCCCGAGCAGGTGTTCACCTCGCAACCCGACCTCATGCGCAAGGCCGTGGCCGGTCTCGCACCCCGCGACGTGGGCAAGACCAACGTCTACGCCATCGCCTTCGGCGGTGACGGTTCCGAGGACGTGTTCCGCAACGAGGCCGAATACATGGGCCGGCTGATGGACCGGCGATTCGCCAGCCCCGGCCATACCCTGGTGCTGGAAAACAATCCCGCCACCCTCTCCTCCCGCCCCTTGGCGAGCTGGACCAATCTCGAGCAGGCGCTCGACGGCGTGGCGAAGGTGATGGATCCGCGCGAAGACGTCCTGCTCCTCTACGTCGCCACCCACGGCGGCAACGATCATTCCCTGCTGGTGGACATGGACCCGATCCCGCTCGACCAGCTCGATCCGGACGGTCTTGCCGACATCCTTTCCAAGCGGCCTTTTCGCTGGAAGGTGCTGGTGGTGAACGCCTGCTACTCCGGCGGCTTCGTGCCGAAGCTCCAGGGTGCCGGCACGCTCGTGATGACCTCGGCGCGCACGGACCGTACGTCGTTCGGGTGCGGTGCCGATTCGGACATCACCTACTTCGGGCACGCGTGGCTGGTCGACGGGCTCAACGCCACGCCGGACTTCGTCGAGGCATTCGGCAAGGCGCGCGAAGAGATCGCCGCTTGGGAAAAACGCGACGCGGTCACGCCGTCGGAGCCGCAGATCGACGTGGGCAAGGGCATCGGCGAGAAGCTGGCGGCATGGCGCAAGGCGGCGAAACTCGGGCCGGCGGTGCCGTTCGAGCCGGCACGGCCGTAGGCGAGGCTACGGCGAACCCGTTCGCCGGCACGCCCGTATGTCAGGCATCGATGTCGATCGCGAAGCGATCGGCATCCATCCACGCCGGGAAACGCTCGCGATGGGCCAACAGGGGCACCGGATCGAGGGTGACGGTGACCACCTGCTCATGCGCGCCCAGTTCGACCAGTGGTTCGCCCACGGGATCGATCACCGCGCTGTCGCCCGCATAAGGCAACTGGTTGCCGTCGACGCCGACACGATTCACGCCGATCACGTAGGCGAGGTTCTCGATGGCACGGGCGCGCAACAGCGTGCGCCAAGGCTGTCGGCGCGGCGTCGGCCAGTTGGCCACGAACAAGGACAGGTCGTAATCCATGCCACCCTCGGCCTCTTCGCGACGGCCGTTGCGCAACCACACCGGAAACCGCAGGTCGTAGCAGACCTGCGGAAGGATGCGCCAACCCTTCAGTTCGACGATGAGCCGCCGGTTGCCGCCGCCGTAGCGCGTGTGCTCGCCAGCCATGCGGAACAGGTGACGCTTGTCGTAATAAGCGAGGCCGCCATCGGGCGATGCCCAGATCAACCGGTTATAGACGGTATCGCCTTCGCGAATCACCAGGCTGCCGGTGAGCGTGGAGCCGGTTTCGGTCGCCAGCGCACGCATCCACGCCACGCCCTCGCCATCCATGGTGTCGGCGTTGACGAGCGTGTCGTTGGTGAAGCCGGAAAGGAACGTCTCCGGCAGCACGACCAGGTCGCTGCCCGCGACGCCGCGCACGAGGGCGCCGTAATACGCGCGATTGCCCGCCGCATCGTGCCAGCGGGTGGCGCCCTGGATGAGGGAAACGGTCAGAGTTTGCACAGGAGCTCCGCGGCGGCTTCCATGGTGGCGTCGTTCTTGGCGAAGCACAGACGCACCAGACGGGTATCCGGCGCGGTCTCGTAGAACGGGCTGAGCGGAATCACGGCCACGCCGCCCTCGCGCACCAGCCACTCGCTGAAGTTGATGTCGTCGACGTCGCGGATGGCGCTGTAGTCCACCAGCTGGAAATAGCCGCCCGGTACGTCGAGCAGCTTCAGCCGCGAAGGCGCGAGCAACTGTCGAAACCGGTCGCGCTTGGCCTGGTAGAACGCCGGCAACTCGAGATAATGCGCCGGCGCGGACTCGAGGAATTCGCCGAAGGCCCACTGGGCTGGGTTGAAGGTGCAGAACGTGAGGTACTGGTGCACCTTGCGGAATTCGGCGGTGAGCGCCTTGGGCGCCACGGCGTAGCCGACCTTCCATCCGGTGCAGTGGTACGTCTTGCCGAACGAGGACACCACGATGCTGCGCGCGGCCAGTTCCGCGTGGCGCAGCACGCTCTGGTGGTCGGCACCGTCGAACACGATGTGTTCGTAGACCTCGTCGGAGAGCACGACGATGGGCGTATCGCGCACGACGGCCGCCAGTTCGTCGAGATCGGCCCGCGACAGCACGGCGCCCGACGGGTTGTGCGGCGAGTTGATCAGGATCATGCGCGTCTTCGGCGTGATCGCGTCGCGCACGCGCTGCCAGTCGATGCCGAACGAGGGCAGGCTCAAGGGCAGGTGCACCGCCGTGGCGCCCTGGAGTTCGATGGCCGGTTCGTAACTGTCGTAGCAGGGGTCGAAGACGATCACCTCGTCACCCGCGCGCACCATGGAGGCGATGGCCGAAAACAAGGCCTCGGTGGCGCCCGAGGTGATGGTGACCTCGGTATCCGGGCTTACCCGGTGGCCGTAGAGGCGCTCGGTCTTCAGGGCGATCTGCTCGCGCAGCTTGGCGATGCCGATGCCCGGGGCGTACTGGTTCTTGCCTTCGGCCATGGCCCGGGTGATCGATTCGCGCAAGGCTTCGGGCGGCTCGAAATCGGGGAAGCCCTGACCCAGGTTCACCGCCTTGTGTTCCACGGCGAGCTGGCTCATCACGCTGAAAATGGTCGTGCCGACCTTGGGAAGCTTGGTTTCGATCTGCATCGAGCGCTCTTATTCGTTTGGACGGCCAAACGCCGCCGGATGTTCCGATCCTAGCATGCGGCGCAAGGCCACCGCCCCCCTCGCCGAGGGGTCGGTGGCCACCGTTTCGCAGTCCTTGTGGTATTCGGCCCTCGCCTTGGGCAGGCGCTCGGCGAGGAAGTCGACGAAGCTGCGCACGGCGGGCAGCAGGCCGCGCCGGCTCGGGTAGACGAAATGCAGCGTGCCCTGTGCCGTGGCGTAGTCGGGCAACACCCATTCGAGCGCGCCGTTGGCGATGAGCGGCGCGCAGAATTCTTCGGGAATCAGCGCGACACCGCAGCATTGCACGGCCGCGGCGACCAATACCGAGAAATCGCCGCTCACCAGGCGCGGCTTGACCTCGACGGCCACCTTCTTGCCGCTGGGGTCGACCAGCTCCCACACCTGCGCGCCCTCGTGTTCGTACATCGACAGCGCGGGCAATTGCGCCAGCTCGTCGAGGTTCTTCGGTCGGCCGTTGCTGTCGAGGAACTTGGGACTGGCCACCAGCAGGTTGCGTGCGTAACCGATGCTGCGCAACACCAGGGTCGCGTCGGTATCGAGCTTCTCGCGCACGCGGATCGCCACGTCATACCCCTCGCCGATCAGGTCGACGCGGCGATTGGTGGCGGTGATGCGGATCTGCACCTTCGGATGTTCCAGCATGAAAGCCGGCAGCATCGGCCCGAGGACGTTCTGCGCCAGCGAGATCGGGCAACTCACCCTCACCACGCCGCGGGGTTCGGTGCGCAGTTCGTCCACGGCGTCCTGCGCGGCCCGCGCCTCCTCGAGCACGGCCCGGCAATGGGCATAGAAACGCTCGCCGATTTCCGTGACCACGAAGCGGCGGGTGGTCCGCTGGAGCAGGCGCACGCCCAGGCGGTCTTCCAACTGGGCGATGCGCTTTGACAGCCGCGACTTGGGAACGCCCAGGGCACGCCCGGCGGCCGAGAAACCTCCGTGCTCGACCACCGAAGCGAAGAAATACAGATCGTTCAGATCCTGGAGTGCGCCTTCCATCGATGGGTACCTGGCCGTTTCTCTATCGAAACAATCAGTCTACTCCAAGCCGTCTAATCGTCCAGCGTCCACCGGCGTATCGTCTTTTCCCATCGCGGCCACCGTGGCCCAGCCGAGGGAAATCCCCATGAAAGTCCTGCACATCGACGCCAGCGCCCTGGGCGCGCATTCAGTTTCGCGCAACCTCACGGCGGCCATCGTGGCCGAGTTCGTGCGCACCCATCCCAATGCCGAAGTCACCTATCGTGACGTCCACGCCACCCCGCTGCCCCATTGGGCCATGCCCGGGGCCGACGCCGGAGACACCGTCGGCGACGAGGTAATGGAGGAATTCCTGGCCGCCGACGTCGTGGTCATCGGCGCCCCGATGTACAACTTCTCGATCACCAGTTCGCTGAAGGCCTGGATCGACCGCATCGCCGTCGCGGGCAAGACGTTCCGCTACACCTCGGCGGGCCCGGAGGGCCTGGCCGTGGGCAAGAAGGTGATCGTCGCCTCGACGCGCGGCGGCATCTACAGCGCCGGCAGCCCGGCCGCCGGCATGGACTTCCAGGAGCCCTATCTCCGCGCCATGTTCGGGTTCCTCGGCGTGACCGACCTGGAGTTCGTTCGCGCCGAAGGCCTGGCCCTGGGCGATGAGCACAAGGCGAAGTCGATCGACACCGCGGTGGCGGGGATCGGTGGCCTGGCGAAGGCGGCCTGACGCTACCGTGACACTCGTCGCACCGGCCCCGGGCCGGTGCGACGGGGTTTAGCTACCCTGCTTGCCGGGCTTGTCCTTCGGCATGTTCTGATGCTCCTTCGGGTGCCCTTCACCGGGTACCTTGGCGCTGCCGCTGTGCGGCTTGGGATTGTCTTCCCGATAGCCGGGCGTCTGCTGCTTGTCGTCGTTGGTCATCGCCGTGTCCTCGCTAGTGGCGTTGCTGGCACTGCGCGTGGCCGCATTCGCAGGCTCCGCCCATGTTCTGGCTTTCCGCCGCCATGCGGCAGCTTTCGCTGCAGTAGTCCCGCGATATCGGCACCTGGCATCCGCAGCCGACGTGGTCGCAGGGCTTGGTCGCTTCGTTCATGCCTTCGTCTCCCGACGCGATGGATGCAACGACGAGCCTGCGCGGAGCGCCGTCTATTTTTCGTTACTGGCGGGCGAAGCCGCCCAACCGTGCGCCTCGACCAGCAGGGCGCTCAGGCTGCGCACGTCCTGGAGGTTATGTTCCGCCACGCGTCCGAGGTCGGCGGATGATCCTCCACGCAGGTACGTGAGCCATGCACGCGGGGCTTCCGAACCCGGCAGGTCGTCTTCGCGAACGATGCGCAGGAGATGGCGTTCCGCCGTCTGCATGCGGCAGTTGTCCCACACGTGCCGGTAACGTCGCCGCATGGGGTGCAGCAAGTCGACGTGGACCTTGCCCGCCAGGGGATTGGCGAGTCTCGCCAGGCGGTAGCGCGTGGCCAGCAAAGGCGCGTCGTACGACTTGCCGTTGTAGCTCACCAGTACCGTTTCGGCTTCGACCCAGCGGGCGAACTCGCGAAGCATCGCGCCCTCCGCCGCCATCGTGGTGATGTAGAGCTGACGTACGCGCAGTCCTTCGGGACGCCAGTCGGCCGCGCCGATCATGAAGGCGCGCGTACCCGTGCCGCCGGCCAGGCCGGTGGTTTCGGTATCGAAATGCAGCAGGTGTTCGCTGCGGGCTTCGCTCAGGCGGGCGAACGTGAGGTCGACGACGGGCGGTGGCGACGGCCACGCGTGGAGGTGTTCGAGGTAGCGAAGGCCGGGCGCGATTTCCTCGCCGGGGACGTGACGCGTGACGGGCCGAGGCGGACGTGGCGAGGTGGCGCGATCGCGTACGCCGGCCATGCGGCGCAGGGTGGCCAGGTCCATGGTGGGGCGAGCGCCCATCGCCGCTGAAGCGGCTCCCGTGAAAGCAGGGGCGATCGCCGATACGGCAGGCCTTTGTGGAAGCCGCTTCAGAGGCGATCCGGCCGGAACGGAAGCCCCGGCCTGCCGGCGCAGCGATGCCAGCTTCGAAGCCAGGTCGCTCACGCAGCCGCCCCCAGCAATTCGAGCACGCGCATCGCCAACGCCTTCGGCGTGACGTCGCGCCCTTCGTCCGCCGCCAGTACCGGTCCGACACAGGCCGGGCATCCCGCCTTGCAGTCGCAGCCCCGCAGGGTCTGCAACGCATGCCCCACCAGCTCCGGTGCCCGGCGGAACAATGGCTCGCTCAGACCCACGCCGCCGGGAAAGTTGTCGTACAGATAAACGGTGGGCAGGAAACGCTCGAGCATGTCCGGCCGTGTCAGGTCACCGCCCTCCCCGCGCAACTGCCCTCGTCCGGCGGCATCCACCTGCGCGGACCAGCCGCCGTCACCGGCGCCCACCGCCTTTTGCAGGTCGCGCGGCTCGGCCATCACGGCCACCACCGCCGAGGTGTGCAGCGCGTACGCCGCACCCAGGAATCCGTCGAGCGCGTGCTGGCGCGAGCGAAACGCCATGTCGAGCACCGTCTGCGGCAACTGCCACCACACGGCCGTCGTGTGCAGTTCCTGGTCTGGCAGGTTCACCGGCCCGTAGCCGATGTTCTCGTGCGTGTAGTAGCGGATCTTCTTGTAGCCCGAAACACGGCGCACCACGTGGACCTCACCGTGGCGCGCGCTACCTTCGCCCGCTTTCGCGCCGTCGAAGCACTCCAGCTCCTTGAGCTTGGTGTAATCGATGGCGTCGGTGTAGTAATCGACGCGCGTACGGGTGCAATACGCCTTGCGCCCGTCCCAGTCGAGTTTTTCCACCTGGTAGGGCACCGACTGCACCATGTGGATGGCACCTTCGTACAAGGTGAGCGCGGCGGCGGAGTAATCCACCTCGGCGATGATCGTCTGCCGGCCTTCGGTACGGTCCACCACCACGAAGTTGCCGTCGGCGACCGAGCGAAGGCTCACCGCGTTGGCCGGGTAGCTGTCGGCGATCCATTCCCAGCGATCGCCCTCGCGATGCAGTACCTCCGATTCGGCGAGTACCTGGAGAAAGGGCTCGGCGTCGTCCGGTCCGAAGGTGTCGCCGGCCACGAAAGGCAGTTCGAACGCGGCGCAACGGATGTGGTCGAGCAGGATCAGGGGCTGGTCGGGCTGGATGCGCGCATGCTCGGGACTGGCCTCGGTGAGGAAGGCCGGGTGACGCATCAGGTATTGGTCGAGCGGCGCGCTCGTGGCCACCAGTACGCCCAGCGACGGCTGCTGTCGACGCCCTGCCCGGCCGAAGCGCTGCCACGTGGCGGCGATGGAACCCGGATAGCCGTTGAGCACCACGGCATCGAGGCTGCCGATGTCCACGCCCAGTTCGAGCGCCGAGGTGGACACGATGCCGTCGACGTCGCCCGCGCGCATGTCCCGCTCCACCGCGCGGCGCTCCGTGGGCAGGTAACCGCCGCGATAGGCCCGGATGCGCGGAGGCTTGCGCGTGTCGTGGTCGAATACGTCCTTCAGGTACTTGGTGAGCACCTCCACCATCAGCCGCGACTGCGCGAAGACGAGCGTCTTCATCTTCGCCTTGATCGCCACGCGGGCAATGAGGCTGGTCTGCGAACGCGCCGATGCGCGCAGTCCGAGGTCGGGATTGATCACGGGCGGATTCCACAGCAACACGTGTTTGTCGCCGCTGGGCGCGCCGCTGTCGGCGACGGTGTGCACCTCGTCCTCGATCAACGCCTCGGCATGCCGGGTGGCGTTGCCGATGGTGGCCGAGCACAACACGAACTGCGGGCGCACGCCGTAGAAGGCGCAGATACGGCGCAGGCGACGCAGCACGTTGGCCAAGTGCGAGCCGAACACGCCGCGATAGGTGTGGATCTCGTCGATCACGACGTAACGCAGGTTCTCGAAGAACTGCGCCCACTTCGTGTGGTGCGGCAGTATCGCCTGGTGAAGCATGTCGGGGTTGCTCACCACCACGTCGCCATGCAGGCGGATGGCCTGCCGCGCGTCGCCCGGCGTGTCCCCGTCGAAAGTGAAAGCCTTCACGCCGAGTTCGCCGGCGCGGTTCAATTCCAGCAACTCCGCCACCTGGTCTTGCGCCAGCGCCTTCGTGGGAAAGAGATACAGGGCCTTGGCCCCGGCTTCGAGCGCGGCGGCCACCACGGGCAAGGTATAACAGAGCGTCTTGCCCGACGCCGTGGGGGTGGCCACCAGTACGTTCCGGCCAGCCCGCGCGGCCTCCCAGGCCTCCTGCTGGTGGCTGTAGAGCCGCTCGATGCCACGCGTGGTCAGCGCCCTGGCCAGCGGGGGCGGCAGGTCGTCGGGCAACGGAACGAACGAGCCCTCGCGACCGAACACGGTAAACGCCGAGCAGACACGGTCGCCGTATTTGTCGGTGAGGCGGTGCGCCAGCGTGCGACCGTCATGGTGGCTGGCGAGGATGGCGTCCGCCTCCGAGAGGCGTGCGGCTTGGAGGTA
This window of the Luteibacter aegosomatis genome carries:
- a CDS encoding LysR substrate-binding domain-containing protein, producing the protein MEGALQDLNDLYFFASVVEHGGFSAAGRALGVPKSRLSKRIAQLEDRLGVRLLQRTTRRFVVTEIGERFYAHCRAVLEEARAAQDAVDELRTEPRGVVRVSCPISLAQNVLGPMLPAFMLEHPKVQIRITATNRRVDLIGEGYDVAIRVREKLDTDATLVLRSIGYARNLLVASPKFLDSNGRPKNLDELAQLPALSMYEHEGAQVWELVDPSGKKVAVEVKPRLVSGDFSVLVAAAVQCCGVALIPEEFCAPLIANGALEWVLPDYATAQGTLHFVYPSRRGLLPAVRSFVDFLAERLPKARAEYHKDCETVATDPSARGAVALRRMLGSEHPAAFGRPNE
- a CDS encoding FMN-dependent NADH-azoreductase, whose product is MKVLHIDASALGAHSVSRNLTAAIVAEFVRTHPNAEVTYRDVHATPLPHWAMPGADAGDTVGDEVMEEFLAADVVVIGAPMYNFSITSSLKAWIDRIAVAGKTFRYTSAGPEGLAVGKKVIVASTRGGIYSAGSPAAGMDFQEPYLRAMFGFLGVTDLEFVRAEGLALGDEHKAKSIDTAVAGIGGLAKAA
- a CDS encoding ribonuclease H-like domain-containing protein yields the protein MGARPTMDLATLRRMAGVRDRATSPRPPRPVTRHVPGEEIAPGLRYLEHLHAWPSPPPVVDLTFARLSEARSEHLLHFDTETTGLAGGTGTRAFMIGAADWRPEGLRVRQLYITTMAAEGAMLREFARWVEAETVLVSYNGKSYDAPLLATRYRLARLANPLAGKVHVDLLHPMRRRYRHVWDNCRMQTAERHLLRIVREDDLPGSEAPRAWLTYLRGGSSADLGRVAEHNLQDVRSLSALLVEAHGWAASPASNEK
- a CDS encoding DEAD/DEAH box helicase, whose product is MAAYLQAARLSEADAILASHHDGRTLAHRLTDKYGDRVCSAFTVFGREGSFVPLPDDLPPPLARALTTRGIERLYSHQQEAWEAARAGRNVLVATPTASGKTLCYTLPVVAAALEAGAKALYLFPTKALAQDQVAELLELNRAGELGVKAFTFDGDTPGDARQAIRLHGDVVVSNPDMLHQAILPHHTKWAQFFENLRYVVIDEIHTYRGVFGSHLANVLRRLRRICAFYGVRPQFVLCSATIGNATRHAEALIEDEVHTVADSGAPSGDKHVLLWNPPVINPDLGLRASARSQTSLIARVAIKAKMKTLVFAQSRLMVEVLTKYLKDVFDHDTRKPPRIRAYRGGYLPTERRAVERDMRAGDVDGIVSTSALELGVDIGSLDAVVLNGYPGSIAATWQRFGRAGRRQQPSLGVLVATSAPLDQYLMRHPAFLTEASPEHARIQPDQPLILLDHIRCAAFELPFVAGDTFGPDDAEPFLQVLAESEVLHREGDRWEWIADSYPANAVSLRSVADGNFVVVDRTEGRQTIIAEVDYSAAALTLYEGAIHMVQSVPYQVEKLDWDGRKAYCTRTRVDYYTDAIDYTKLKELECFDGAKAGEGSARHGEVHVVRRVSGYKKIRYYTHENIGYGPVNLPDQELHTTAVWWQLPQTVLDMAFRSRQHALDGFLGAAYALHTSAVVAVMAEPRDLQKAVGAGDGGWSAQVDAAGRGQLRGEGGDLTRPDMLERFLPTVYLYDNFPGGVGLSEPLFRRAPELVGHALQTLRGCDCKAGCPACVGPVLAADEGRDVTPKALAMRVLELLGAAA